In Streptomyces sp. SLBN-118, the following are encoded in one genomic region:
- a CDS encoding SsgA family sporulation/cell division regulator — protein MPHRGCRPGDSTHTTVERELVCQLVLEAGRAVPVPTRLVYRTDDPYAVHVSFHTDTDEPVEWCFARDLLVEGIFHPTGEGDVKVWPGRTRRTMDFVYLLLSGPTDDTLIQAPSRAVSAWTERTLRLVPPGTEAEQSPCDADDLGPG, from the coding sequence GTGCCGCATCGAGGATGCCGGCCGGGAGACAGCACGCATACGACCGTCGAGCGCGAACTGGTCTGCCAGCTCGTCCTGGAGGCCGGGCGAGCGGTTCCCGTGCCGACTCGGCTGGTCTACCGCACCGACGACCCGTACGCCGTCCATGTCTCCTTCCACACCGACACCGACGAGCCCGTCGAATGGTGCTTCGCCCGCGATCTGCTTGTCGAGGGGATCTTCCATCCGACGGGCGAGGGCGATGTGAAGGTCTGGCCGGGCAGGACGCGGCGCACCATGGACTTCGTCTATCTGCTGCTGTCGGGGCCCACGGACGACACCCTCATCCAGGCACCCTCCCGCGCCGTCTCGGCCTGGACCGAGCGCACGCTGCGCCTGGTCCCCCCGGGCACGGAGGCGGAGCAGTCGCCCTGTGACGCCGACGACTTGGGGCCGGGGTGA
- a CDS encoding (2Fe-2S)-binding protein translates to MTHISLTVDGATHEDDVEPRLLLVHYLRDNLGLTGTPVGCDTTNCGACTVDLDGDSVKSCSVLAVQADGCEVTTIQGLASGTEWDPLQTAFHQQHALQCGYCTPGMIMAARDLLKENPDPTPEEIRLGLEGNLCRCTGYQNIVRAVLAAAAEERRRRAPAPGALKETAPVGSTAPAAAGQEAPV, encoded by the coding sequence ATGACTCATATCTCTCTGACGGTTGACGGCGCGACCCACGAGGACGACGTGGAACCCCGCCTCCTGCTTGTCCACTATCTGCGCGACAACCTGGGCCTCACCGGTACCCCGGTCGGATGCGACACCACGAACTGCGGAGCCTGCACGGTCGACCTCGACGGTGACAGCGTCAAGAGCTGCTCGGTTCTGGCCGTGCAGGCCGACGGCTGTGAGGTGACGACCATTCAGGGACTGGCATCCGGCACCGAATGGGACCCGCTCCAGACGGCGTTCCACCAGCAGCACGCTCTGCAGTGCGGCTACTGCACCCCCGGCATGATCATGGCCGCCCGGGACCTGCTCAAGGAGAACCCGGACCCCACCCCGGAAGAGATCCGCCTCGGTCTCGAGGGCAATCTCTGCCGCTGCACCGGATACCAGAACATCGTCCGTGCCGTCCTCGCGGCGGCCGCCGAGGAGCGGCGCCGCCGCGCTCCCGCGCCCGGAGCCCTCAAGGAGACCGCGCCGGTCGGCTCCACGGCCCCGGCCGCAGCCGGGCAGGAGGCACCGGTATGA